The following proteins are co-located in the Siansivirga zeaxanthinifaciens CC-SAMT-1 genome:
- a CDS encoding NAD-dependent succinate-semialdehyde dehydrogenase gives MSKSISINPANEEKIAEYQRISLDEAEQKINIAHAAFKTWRSWSFKKRATLFKNLASILEENKEEYAQLMTAEMGKIIGQSRKEIEKCALVCRYYADHASSMLANKTVNTEASKSYVTFQPLGVILAVMPWNFPFYQVIRFAAPSLMAGNVGVLKHASNVQGCAYAIEEAFEKAGFPAGCFSNLNLSSDSVESVIKNKHIVAVTLTGSEPAGRSVAAIAGKNLKKTVMELGGSDAYIVLDDADLEKATDLATFGRLQNNGQTCIAAKRFIVLEAIYDAFLERYKTKMAAAMMGEPTDDATYYGPLARIDLRDDLHEQVTKTITQGGRLVLGGTIPDRKGAYYPATILADLKPGMTGFDEELFGPVASVIKAKDEQEAINLANHSNFGLGSGVITSNKERGEAIALQLEAGNSFVNKLVASDPRMPFGGIKNSGYGRELSGYGIREFVNTKSIWIN, from the coding sequence ATGTCGAAAAGTATCAGTATTAATCCTGCTAATGAAGAAAAAATAGCTGAATACCAACGCATTTCGTTGGATGAAGCAGAACAAAAAATAAATATAGCCCATGCCGCTTTTAAAACATGGCGCAGTTGGTCGTTTAAAAAACGCGCGACTTTATTTAAAAACCTAGCTTCTATTTTAGAAGAAAACAAAGAAGAATATGCCCAGTTAATGACTGCCGAAATGGGTAAAATTATTGGGCAATCGCGCAAAGAAATTGAAAAATGTGCCCTTGTGTGTCGGTATTATGCCGATCATGCCAGTAGCATGTTAGCAAATAAAACCGTGAACACCGAAGCCTCTAAAAGCTATGTTACGTTTCAACCGTTGGGCGTTATTTTAGCGGTTATGCCTTGGAATTTTCCGTTTTATCAAGTAATTCGATTTGCTGCGCCCTCCCTAATGGCTGGAAACGTTGGAGTGTTAAAACACGCCTCGAATGTTCAAGGCTGTGCTTATGCTATTGAAGAAGCCTTTGAAAAAGCAGGCTTTCCAGCAGGTTGTTTTAGCAATCTTAATTTAAGTTCCGATAGTGTTGAAAGCGTTATTAAAAACAAACACATTGTTGCAGTTACTTTAACAGGTAGCGAACCTGCAGGGCGCTCGGTTGCAGCTATTGCTGGTAAAAATTTAAAGAAAACCGTTATGGAACTTGGTGGGAGTGATGCCTATATTGTTTTAGATGATGCCGATTTAGAAAAAGCCACCGATTTAGCAACCTTTGGTCGTTTACAAAACAACGGACAAACCTGTATTGCTGCCAAACGCTTTATTGTATTAGAAGCTATTTATGATGCTTTTCTGGAACGTTATAAAACGAAAATGGCAGCAGCTATGATGGGCGAGCCAACAGATGATGCCACGTATTACGGTCCTTTAGCGCGTATAGATTTACGAGACGATTTGCACGAACAAGTAACAAAAACCATTACACAAGGTGGTCGTTTGGTTTTAGGTGGTACTATACCAGATCGAAAAGGCGCCTATTATCCGGCAACTATTTTAGCCGATTTAAAACCTGGAATGACTGGCTTCGATGAAGAACTCTTTGGTCCGGTTGCATCGGTTATTAAAGCTAAAGATGAACAAGAGGCCATCAATTTAGCAAACCATTCTAATTTTGGATTAGGTTCGGGAGTGATTACAAGCAATAAAGAACGAGGCGAAGCCATTGCCTTGCAATTGGAAGCAGGAAATAGTTTTGTGAATAAATTAGTGGCATCAGATCCCAGAATGCCGTTTGGAGGTATTAAAAACAGTGGGTATGGAAGAGAGCTTTCTGGTTATGGCATTCGAGAATTTGTAAACACCAAAAGTATTTGGATAAACTAA
- a CDS encoding DUF6268 family outer membrane beta-barrel protein, which yields MKYLLIIVFSFILFEGFSQNYFDVVNATYTNTFPNKFENSEASTTVEELAFELNFPVVLNDKTVLLTGLYANQTNVKLDVLASKEALNVIGLNVGINRTFNEAWSATFMVFSKSAANVIRFSNNDMQWAFLALFTNKKRSDLKYRYGIYANTEQYGLIIVPILGMYYVSKNKTFEANLNLPITGDINYKIAPKSWVGLRFDGLGTTYNLHNKMNNSNSAYVSKTSNELISYLRFQLSKSLYLNTKIGYAISRNYKVFDANDKIDFALTAFYFGDNRTQLNTRFKDGAVFKMELFYRLHFD from the coding sequence ATGAAGTATTTATTAATTATAGTATTTAGTTTTATTTTATTTGAAGGGTTCTCACAAAATTACTTTGATGTTGTTAATGCAACCTATACCAATACATTTCCTAATAAATTTGAAAATTCTGAAGCTTCAACAACGGTTGAAGAACTGGCTTTCGAACTTAATTTTCCTGTAGTTTTAAACGATAAAACGGTGTTGCTTACGGGGCTTTATGCAAACCAAACCAACGTAAAATTAGACGTTTTGGCTTCAAAAGAAGCCTTAAATGTTATTGGTTTAAATGTAGGGATTAACAGAACGTTTAATGAGGCATGGTCTGCCACGTTTATGGTGTTTTCAAAATCGGCTGCCAATGTTATTAGGTTTTCAAACAACGATATGCAATGGGCTTTTTTAGCTCTATTTACCAATAAAAAGCGATCAGATTTAAAATACAGATACGGCATTTATGCCAATACCGAGCAATACGGATTAATTATAGTTCCCATACTTGGCATGTATTATGTAAGTAAGAATAAGACATTTGAAGCCAATTTAAACCTACCAATCACTGGCGATATTAATTATAAAATCGCTCCAAAATCATGGGTTGGTTTACGTTTTGATGGCTTGGGCACGACTTATAATCTTCATAATAAAATGAATAATTCAAATAGTGCTTACGTATCTAAAACATCAAACGAATTAATAAGTTATTTAAGATTTCAGTTAAGTAAATCGTTGTATTTAAACACAAAAATTGGATATGCTATAAGCCGTAATTATAAGGTTTTTGATGCAAACGATAAAATAGATTTTGCGCTTACCGCATTTTATTTCGGTGATAACCGAACCCAATTGAATACCCGTTTTAAAGACGGTGCTGTTTTTAAAATGGAATTATTTTACCGGCTCCATTTCGATTAG
- a CDS encoding type 1 glutamine amidotransferase domain-containing protein has product MKILFVLTSHDKLGNTNEKTGFWVEEFASPYYTLLDKGAEITIATPKGGAAPIDPKSDSPDAATEATKRFDNDDVAKNKIENTKVLADMNPDDFDAVFYPGGHGPLWDLATDETSISLIEKFNIQGKTISFVCHAPAALKHVKDANGNPLVKGKKVTGFSNSEEAAVGLTDVVPFLVEEMLNDNGGIYSKKDDWAAYAIQDGNLITGQNPASSNLVAEKLYVSLK; this is encoded by the coding sequence ATGAAAATTTTATTTGTATTAACATCTCACGATAAATTAGGAAACACGAACGAAAAAACAGGATTCTGGGTTGAGGAATTTGCAAGTCCTTACTATACGCTTTTAGATAAAGGTGCTGAAATAACTATTGCCACTCCCAAAGGTGGTGCAGCTCCCATAGACCCAAAAAGCGATTCACCTGACGCAGCAACAGAGGCAACTAAACGCTTTGATAATGATGACGTTGCTAAAAATAAAATTGAAAACACTAAGGTATTAGCAGATATGAATCCCGATGATTTTGATGCTGTTTTTTATCCTGGTGGTCATGGTCCTTTATGGGATTTAGCAACCGACGAAACATCTATTTCGTTAATAGAAAAGTTTAATATACAAGGTAAAACCATCAGTTTTGTTTGTCATGCTCCTGCTGCTTTAAAACATGTAAAAGACGCTAACGGAAATCCTTTAGTAAAAGGAAAAAAAGTAACCGGCTTTAGTAACAGTGAAGAAGCTGCAGTTGGTTTAACCGATGTGGTTCCGTTTTTGGTTGAAGAAATGCTTAATGACAATGGAGGTATTTATTCTAAGAAAGACGATTGGGCTGCTTACGCCATTCAGGATGGTAATTTAATTACCGGTCAAAATCCAGCATCATCTAATCTTGTTGCCGAAAAGTTATATGTTTCATTAAAATAA
- a CDS encoding iron-containing alcohol dehydrogenase: MNNFEFKNPTKIIFGKHTIEKLEREIPKDAKVLMLYGGGSIKKNGIYNQVKTALSKHDLIEFGGIPANPEYAVLMDALKIIKEQNITYLLAVGGGSVIDGTKFLSSAALFEGDTPWDILTKNIRTEKGMPFGTVLTLPATGSEMNSGAVITREETKEKLAMGGPGLFPEFSILDPQVITSIPERQLANGITDAFTHVLEQYMTYPIGAQLQDRFAESIMQTLIEVAPKVLQDPTDYQAASNFMWSCTMALNGLIQKGVPTDWAVHAMGHELTALFGIDHARTLAVIAPSHYKYNFEAKKEKLAQYAERVWNITEGSTNDKAYAAIEKTEAFFNQLGIDTKLSDYTNAYQGTAEIISKRFTERGWTGLGEHQSLSPDKVEKIVKMAY, from the coding sequence ATGAACAATTTTGAATTTAAAAATCCTACCAAAATAATTTTTGGAAAGCATACAATAGAAAAATTAGAAAGAGAAATCCCGAAAGATGCTAAAGTTTTAATGCTTTATGGTGGCGGAAGCATCAAGAAAAACGGTATTTACAATCAGGTAAAAACAGCCTTATCTAAACATGACCTTATAGAGTTTGGTGGTATTCCTGCCAATCCCGAATACGCGGTGTTAATGGATGCTTTAAAAATTATTAAAGAGCAAAACATCACATATTTACTAGCTGTTGGTGGTGGCTCTGTTATAGATGGCACTAAGTTTTTATCGTCGGCAGCATTATTTGAAGGCGATACCCCATGGGATATTTTAACTAAAAATATAAGAACAGAAAAAGGCATGCCTTTCGGAACGGTTTTAACCTTGCCAGCAACAGGTTCCGAGATGAATTCTGGTGCTGTAATAACCCGCGAGGAAACTAAAGAGAAATTGGCTATGGGTGGCCCTGGGTTGTTTCCAGAATTTTCTATTCTAGATCCTCAGGTAATCACCTCTATTCCAGAACGCCAATTGGCTAATGGTATAACTGATGCCTTTACACATGTTTTAGAGCAATATATGACCTATCCTATAGGTGCTCAATTACAAGATCGTTTTGCCGAAAGTATCATGCAAACGCTTATTGAAGTTGCTCCCAAAGTATTGCAAGATCCAACCGATTACCAGGCGGCTTCAAACTTTATGTGGAGTTGTACGATGGCTTTAAACGGATTAATACAAAAAGGGGTGCCAACAGACTGGGCCGTTCATGCTATGGGCCACGAATTAACAGCCTTATTTGGAATCGATCATGCGCGTACTTTAGCAGTTATTGCTCCGAGTCATTACAAATATAATTTTGAAGCTAAAAAAGAAAAGTTAGCCCAATATGCAGAGCGTGTATGGAATATAACCGAAGGTAGTACCAACGATAAAGCCTACGCTGCTATTGAAAAAACAGAAGCTTTCTTCAATCAATTAGGTATCGATACTAAATTATCCGATTATACCAATGCGTATCAGGGAACCGCAGAAATTATCTCTAAACGTTTTACAGAACGTGGTTGGACAGGTTTAGGTGAACACCAATCGCTATCGCCAGATAAGGTAGAGAAAATAGTGAAAATGGCTTATTAA
- a CDS encoding nitroreductase family protein, whose translation MELLDKLNWRYAVKAMNGEKVAEDKIERILEAARLAPTSSGLQPFEIIVIKNQDIKEQIKPVAWNQSVITDCSHLLVFAAWDTYTADRINYMFDLTNDIRGFKNEGWENYRQMLLNAYPQKDAEENFNHAAKQAYIAFSQAIAAAAFEAVDATPLEGFDPTAVDKILGLREKGLRSAVLLPLGYRKPEEDWLVDLVKVRKPMKDLVTVLE comes from the coding sequence ATGGAATTATTAGATAAATTAAACTGGAGATACGCTGTAAAAGCGATGAATGGTGAAAAAGTTGCCGAAGATAAAATTGAGCGCATTTTAGAGGCTGCTCGTTTAGCACCAACATCAAGCGGGTTGCAACCTTTTGAAATTATTGTTATTAAAAATCAAGATATTAAAGAACAAATTAAACCGGTAGCCTGGAATCAATCGGTTATTACAGATTGTTCTCATTTACTGGTTTTTGCTGCTTGGGACACCTACACAGCAGATCGAATTAATTATATGTTCGATTTAACAAATGATATTCGTGGGTTTAAAAATGAAGGTTGGGAAAATTACCGCCAGATGCTTTTAAACGCTTATCCTCAAAAAGATGCTGAAGAAAACTTTAATCATGCTGCTAAACAGGCGTATATAGCTTTTTCACAAGCAATTGCTGCAGCTGCATTTGAAGCTGTAGATGCAACACCTCTAGAAGGTTTCGATCCAACGGCTGTCGATAAAATTTTAGGATTGCGTGAAAAAGGTTTACGCAGCGCGGTACTTTTACCATTAGGTTATAGAAAACCGGAAGAAGATTGGTTGGTAGACCTTGTAAAAGTGAGAAAACCAATGAAAGATCTGGTGACCGTTTTAGAGTAA